One genomic region from Tigriopus californicus strain San Diego chromosome 4, Tcal_SD_v2.1, whole genome shotgun sequence encodes:
- the LOC131879321 gene encoding zinc-regulated GTPase metalloprotein activator 1-like, translating into MEKNRYPLPVTLLSGFLGSGKTTLLKHILESRDPNLKVAVLVNDMAELNIDAALVKNANVLQQQEKMIEMHNGCICCTLREDLLLELTRLALSNHFDAILIESTGVSEPQQVAETFTFDFEHDHDHDGEHDHDHEKEHPGQNDQDQEALSDKIKAQTEKRQDMLEELGEALAQVGQVIGHKPHSLNDITRLDTCVTVIDCQAFSGDITSCTTLLERYHEKGRG; encoded by the coding sequence ATGGAAAAGAATCGCTATCCCTTGCCGGTGACATTGCTGTCCGGCTTTTTGGGCTCGGGTAAGACCACTCTGCTCAAGCACATCCTGGAGAGCCGCGATCCCAACCTGAAAGTGGCTGTCTTGGTCAACGACATGGCCGAACTCAATATTGATGCTGCCTTGGTGAAGAACGCTAATGTGCTTCAGCAGCAGGAGAAGATGATTGAGATGCACAACGGCTGCATCTGCTGCACTTTGCGCGAAGATCTGCTCCTGGAATTGACCCGGCTGGCCTTGTCCAATCACTTTGACGCCATCCTCATTGAAAGCACGGGCGTGAGTGAGCCGCAACAAGTGGCCGAGACGTTCACGTTCGACTTTGAGCATGACCACGACCACGATGGGGAACACGACCACGACCATGAGAAAGAACATCCAGGCCAAAATGACCAGGATCAAGAAGCCCTGTCTGACAAGATCAAGGCCCAGACTGAGAAACGGCAGGACATGTTGGAGGAGTTGGGCGAAGCCTTGGCGCAAGTGGGTCAGGTCATCGGACACAAGCCTCACAGCCTGAATGATATCACCCGATTGGACACGTGTGTGACCGTGATCGATTGCCAAGCCTTCAGTGGCGACATCACTTCGTGTACCACACTCTTGGAGCGTTATCACGAAAAGGGGCGTGGATGA